In Miscanthus floridulus cultivar M001 chromosome 5, ASM1932011v1, whole genome shotgun sequence, one genomic interval encodes:
- the LOC136455172 gene encoding subtilisin-like protease SBT3.9, which yields MNYQMPSGLLHRSRYGEDIIIGVVDAGIWPESKSFSDQGYGPVPSRWKGVCQVGVAWDRSNCNRKIIGARFYSADVPEEILKTDYLSPRGINTHGTHTASTAAGSVVEAASFHGLAAGAARGGAPRARIAMYKSFWGEIGFGNSAGLLAAIDDAIHDGVDVLSLSLADPEENSFGALHAVQMGITVVYAAGNDGPSPQTIENTAPWVITVAASKTDRSFPTVITLGNKQQITGQSLSLRETETLPRVNFFAECCP from the exons ATGAACTACCAAATGCCCAGTGGACTACTCCATAGAAGCAGATACGGAGAGGACATAATCATTGGGGTCGTCGACGCCG GTATCTGGCCAGAGTCGAAAAGCTTCAGCGACCAAGGCTACGGGCCAGTGCCTTCACGATGGAAAGGCGTGTGCCAAGTCGGGGTGGCCTGGGACCGCAGCAACTGCAACCGCAAGATCATCGGCGCGCGGTTCTACAGCGCCGACGTGCCCGAAGAGATACTGAAGACCGACTACCTGTCACCTCGGGGCATCAACACCCACGGCACGCACACGGCCTCCACCGCGGCAGGCTCAGTCGTTGAGGCGGCCAGCTTCCACGGGCTCGCCGCGGGCGCTGCGCGTGGCGGCGCGCCCCGCGCCCGCATTGCCATGTACAAGTCCTTTTGGGGAGAAATCGGGTTTGGCAACAGTGCAGGCTTGCTCGCGGCCATCGACGACGCCATCCATGACGGGGTGGACGTGCTCTCGCTGTCGCTCGCTGATCCCGAGGAGAATTCGTTCGGCGCCCTGCATGCCGTCCAAATGGGGATCACCGTCGTGTACGCGGCCGGGAACGACGGGCCTAGTCCTCAGACGATTGAGAACACGGCTCCGTGGGTCATCACAGTTGCCGCGAGCAAGACAGATCGCTCGTTCCCGACGGTTATCACGCTGGGAAACAAGCAACAGATAACG GGACAATCTCTCTCACTAcgggaaacagagactttgccgagggtaaatttctttgccgagt gctgcccgtga